A DNA window from Mycobacterium sp. IDR2000157661 contains the following coding sequences:
- a CDS encoding sensor histidine kinase, with the protein MSSSPRADPAPTRIRSPRTWSLRARLLASQVALLALVCAAIGVATVFALQHFLTNQLDDRLAETGRRSSGLFEMGPPAPPPGARPPPGFPRRMMLRDDMGPGPAFLNAPGQAAGTLGGIVSRGRTVDAGVVTADGTRARISSAAAQQLVGIDPTGIPQTREIDGLGSYRLIAMPVRGPGSAVIVTGLPMSDVGDTLLTVVVIFCVVGATALIAGTTAGIVIIRRQLAPLARVSDAAQQVAGLELDRGEVQLPTPIVDVDPAAAHTEVGQLGSALNRMLDRIASALSARHASETRIRQFVADASHELRTPLAAIRGYTELAQRKRDDVPDDVAHAMSRVQSEAVRMTALVEDMLLLARLDTGRPLERSPVDLSRLLVDTVSDAHVAGPEHQWSLDVPDEPVMVAGDEARLHQVLANLLANARLHTPPGTAVATSLAVGPDGAAVLTVADDGPGIPEWLQPEVFERFARGDSSRSRRGAAPVATSAQSGSTGLGLAIVAAVVRAHGGAIAMHSAPGDTRFTVTLPAS; encoded by the coding sequence ATGTCCTCAAGCCCGCGCGCTGACCCCGCGCCGACGCGGATCCGCTCGCCGAGGACGTGGTCGCTGAGGGCGCGGCTGCTAGCTTCGCAGGTGGCACTGCTGGCGCTGGTGTGCGCTGCCATCGGGGTCGCCACGGTCTTTGCGCTGCAACACTTCCTGACGAATCAGCTGGACGACCGGCTCGCCGAGACGGGGCGCCGGTCAAGCGGGCTCTTCGAGATGGGGCCGCCTGCACCGCCACCGGGCGCTCGGCCGCCGCCCGGCTTTCCCCGGCGGATGATGCTGCGCGACGACATGGGTCCGGGGCCGGCTTTTCTCAACGCGCCGGGCCAGGCCGCAGGCACTCTGGGCGGCATCGTCTCGCGTGGCCGCACGGTCGACGCCGGAGTCGTCACCGCCGACGGCACGCGTGCTCGGATCAGCTCTGCCGCAGCACAACAACTCGTCGGCATCGACCCAACCGGCATACCCCAGACCCGCGAAATCGACGGGCTGGGAAGCTACCGGTTGATCGCCATGCCGGTGCGCGGGCCCGGCAGCGCCGTGATAGTGACCGGCCTGCCGATGTCGGATGTCGGCGACACGCTGCTGACCGTCGTCGTCATCTTCTGCGTGGTGGGCGCGACGGCGTTGATCGCCGGAACCACAGCCGGAATCGTGATCATCCGTCGCCAACTGGCGCCGCTGGCAAGGGTCTCCGACGCGGCCCAGCAGGTGGCCGGCCTCGAGCTCGACCGCGGCGAGGTCCAACTGCCGACGCCGATCGTCGACGTCGACCCGGCGGCCGCGCACACCGAGGTGGGGCAACTGGGTTCCGCGCTCAACCGGATGCTCGACCGGATCGCGTCGGCGCTGTCGGCACGGCATGCCAGCGAGACCCGGATCCGTCAGTTTGTCGCCGACGCCAGCCATGAGCTGCGCACCCCGCTCGCCGCGATTCGCGGCTATACCGAACTGGCACAACGCAAACGCGACGACGTACCCGACGATGTCGCTCATGCCATGAGTCGCGTGCAGTCCGAGGCCGTGCGCATGACAGCGCTCGTCGAGGACATGCTGTTGCTGGCCCGGCTCGACACCGGGCGGCCGCTGGAGCGCTCACCGGTGGACCTGTCCCGGTTGCTCGTCGACACGGTCAGCGACGCACACGTCGCCGGGCCGGAGCACCAGTGGTCGTTGGACGTGCCCGACGAGCCCGTTATGGTCGCCGGTGACGAAGCCCGGCTGCACCAGGTACTGGCGAATCTGCTGGCCAATGCCCGTCTCCACACACCGCCCGGTACGGCGGTCGCGACGTCGTTGGCGGTCGGCCCCGACGGCGCGGCGGTGCTCACGGTCGCCGACGACGGGCCCGGGATCCCGGAGTGGTTGCAGCCGGAGGTCTTCGAGAGGTTCGCCCGCGGCGACTCGTCGCGCTCGCGGCGCGGAGCCGCTCCGGTGGCGACATCGGCCCAAAGCGGAAGCACCGGGCTGGGGCTAGCGATCGTCGCGGCCGTGGTCAGGGCACACGGCGGCGCCATCGCCATGCACAGCGCTCCGGGCGACACCCGCTTCACCGTCACCCTGCCCGCAAGCTGA
- a CDS encoding beta-class carbonic anhydrase — protein MSVTDEYLKNNEAYASTFTGPLPLPPSKHVAVVACMDARLDVYRILGLGDGEAHVIRNAGGVITDDEIRSLAISQRLLGTKEIILIHHTDCGMLTFTDDGFKQQIQDEVGIKPEWAAEAFIDIEEDVRQSLRRIEASPFVTKHDSARGFIFDVATGRLAEVSL, from the coding sequence ATGTCTGTCACCGACGAGTACCTCAAGAACAACGAGGCGTACGCGAGCACCTTCACCGGTCCGCTGCCGCTGCCGCCGAGCAAGCACGTCGCGGTCGTGGCGTGTATGGACGCGCGACTCGACGTCTACCGGATACTGGGCCTGGGCGACGGTGAGGCGCATGTCATCCGCAACGCCGGCGGGGTCATCACCGACGACGAGATCCGCTCCCTGGCGATCAGCCAGCGCCTGCTGGGGACCAAGGAGATCATCCTTATCCACCACACCGACTGCGGCATGCTGACGTTCACCGACGACGGGTTCAAGCAGCAGATCCAGGACGAGGTCGGCATCAAGCCGGAGTGGGCAGCCGAGGCGTTCATCGACATCGAGGAGGACGTGCGGCAGTCGTTGCGCCGTATCGAGGCGAGTCCGTTCGTCACGAAGCACGACTCCGCGCGCGGTTTCATCTTCGATGTCGCAACGGGCCGGCTCGCCGAGGTCTCGCTCTAG
- the cysD gene encoding sulfate adenylyltransferase subunit CysD, with amino-acid sequence MTATEQLNAGRYELSHLRSLEAEAIHIIREVAAEFERPVLLFSGGKDSIVMLHLAIKAFRPGRLPFPVMHVDTGHNFDEVLQTRDELVEEAGVRLVVAKVQDDIDAGRVVETIPSRNPLQTVTLLRAIRENKFDAAFGGARRDEEKARAKERVFSFRDEFGQWDPKAQRPELWNLYNGRHHKGEHIRVFPLSNWTEFDIWSYIGAENIKLPPIYYAHHRKVFERDGMLLAVHKYLQPRKDEEVVEKSVRFRTVGDVTCTGCVESTAATVAEVIAETAISRLTERGATRADDRISEAGMEDRKREGYF; translated from the coding sequence ATGACCGCCACCGAGCAACTCAACGCGGGCCGCTACGAGCTCAGCCACCTGCGTTCGCTGGAGGCCGAGGCCATCCACATCATCCGCGAGGTGGCCGCCGAGTTCGAGCGGCCCGTGCTGCTGTTTTCCGGGGGCAAGGACTCGATCGTGATGCTGCATCTGGCGATCAAGGCGTTCCGGCCGGGCCGGTTGCCGTTCCCGGTCATGCACGTCGACACCGGACACAACTTCGACGAGGTGCTGCAGACCCGCGACGAGCTCGTCGAGGAGGCGGGCGTGCGTCTGGTCGTGGCCAAGGTGCAGGACGACATCGACGCCGGCCGGGTGGTCGAGACCATCCCGTCGCGCAACCCGCTGCAGACCGTGACGCTGCTGCGGGCCATCCGCGAGAACAAGTTCGACGCCGCGTTCGGCGGGGCGCGACGCGACGAGGAGAAGGCCCGCGCCAAGGAGCGGGTGTTCTCGTTCCGCGACGAGTTCGGGCAGTGGGACCCCAAGGCCCAGCGGCCCGAGCTGTGGAACCTCTACAACGGCCGCCACCACAAGGGCGAGCACATCCGGGTGTTCCCGCTGTCGAACTGGACCGAGTTCGACATCTGGTCCTACATCGGCGCCGAGAACATCAAGCTGCCGCCGATCTACTACGCCCACCACCGCAAGGTGTTCGAGCGCGACGGCATGCTGCTGGCGGTGCACAAGTACCTGCAGCCGCGCAAGGACGAGGAAGTGGTCGAGAAGTCCGTGCGATTCCGCACCGTCGGTGACGTCACGTGCACCGGCTGTGTCGAGTCGACGGCCGCGACGGTCGCCGAGGTGATCGCCGAGACCGCCATCTCGCGGTTGACCGAACGCGGCGCCACCCGCGCCGACGATCGCATCTCCGAGGCAGGCATGGAAGACCGCAAGCGCGAGGGATATTTCTGA